Proteins found in one Pelobates fuscus isolate aPelFus1 chromosome 10, aPelFus1.pri, whole genome shotgun sequence genomic segment:
- the LOC134575790 gene encoding tumor protein p63-regulated gene 1-like protein yields MERQQTNQPEISPNNETTKKNETSPDDEIFLNDETSPNDETSPNDETTPNDETTPNDVSPNDETSPNDETTPNDETSSSKETSQNDKTSPSNETPQLGSHPMYTKAPRSTFSPEHITPEAQTGTPKEEFFIFRPSLVNQAIQDIQGRLSAEEDGKLLSSWILTQISHWGTECELLALLCEHSLMLCYYDFVGLSSARLFRVPLNYIDTVMWGPLSYPKMALNKRDGQGLRLQWDKLRTSPSILSWWNPWATDLSYIILSKHPGVPKQGDVEDMCQLDQFKEHLVELVRLAHQQSPLPGRANGLMVLDRPVNMDTSVGLVSLLNSKIQLGYAKPRWSFGF; encoded by the exons ATGGAGAGACAACAAACCAACCAGCCAGAAATATCCCCAAACAATGAGACAACCAAAAAGAATGAGACATCCCCAGATGATGAAATATTCCTAAATGATGAGACATCCCCAAATGATGAGACATCCCCAAATGATGAGACAACCCCAAATGATGAGACAACCCCAAATGATGTATCCCCAAACGATGAGACATCCCCAAATGATGAGACAACCCCAAATGATGAGACATCCTCAAGCAAAGAGACATCCCAGAATGATAAGACATCGCCAAGTAACGAGACTCCTCAACTAGGCTCTCACCCAATGTACACGAAAGCGCCCAGATCGACGTTTTCCCCAGAACATATCACCCCAGAAGCACAGACTGGGACCCCCAAAGAAGAGTTCTTCATCTTCAGG CCATCTCTGGTCAATCAGGCTATACAAGACATTCAGGGTCGACTGTCGGCAGAAGAGGATGGGAAGCTGCTGAGCTCTTGGATCCTGACACA GATCAGTCACTGGGGCACGGAGTGTGAGCTCCTGGCATTGCTGTGCGAACACTCACTCATGCTATGTTATTATGATTTTGTGGGACTCAGCAGTGCCCGACTATTCCGTGTTCCTCTTAATTACATTGACACTGTGATGTGGGGACCCCTGTCCTATCCCAAGATGGCTCTTAACAA GCGAGATGGCCAAGGCCTCAGGCTACAATGGGACAAGCTCCGCACCTCTCCTTCTATTCTATCATGGTGGAATCCATGGGCAACTGACCTTTCCTACATTATCCTGTCAAAGCACCCAGGAGTACCTAAGCAGGGTGACGTTGAAGACATGTGTCAG CTGGACCAGTTTAAGGAACATCTAGTGGAGTTGGTAAGATTGGCGCATCAACAAAGCCCTCTTCCTGGCAGAGCCAATGGCCTAATGGTCCTAGACAGACCTGTAAACATGGACACCTCGGTGGGACTCGTCTCCCTTCTCAACAGCAAGATTCAATTGGGATACGCCAAGCCCAGGTGGAGCTTTGGATTTTAA